From one Aquicella siphonis genomic stretch:
- a CDS encoding cation:proton antiporter, which produces MNLTIMVISFVSILLVMAGVTLWISHYLRIPFTILLVISGYLLSHLAKIGPAFVQPFANYKIDPDIILYACLPTLIFESAFTMDAKLLRRDIVPVLTLAIPGLFLSTAVIGAIIWLVTPIDFLVALLLGAILSATDPVAVIALFKQLGVPKRLTILVEGESLLNDSTAIVTAKTILFIMLAGSLTSGTVAHGLQQFCEEFFGGIAVGFVMALAAGYMVALAEEETVIGLSLTVILAYLSFIVADKMFHVSGVMATITAGIMMAGWGRTKLSTNAEKQLRQLLEFLSYIANALIFLMVGFTISLVTLADSFGILCVTILAMLISRALVIFGLIPVIGKLPNAEPIDLRYQTIMWWGGLRGAIALAIVLGLSHLPDQKLLEALVTGSVLFTILAQGLTIHRLIKWMKLDRLLLFDRFAKLEAELSAEQAALSRIPELHKGGLFSLKILQALQSRHEGRLALRRRELDHLKEKKLTSGDERRLLYLRCFSVEKNLYYEMYGKGHLSEQAYRNLSQDVELEMDMMRYHSALPEKTPVSIIKKITLLFIKALESFPFFDRLAEKFRISQTINDYEETWGLHQGCVTVLNYLHAIEKIESIDKDVLNEVRACFCKWHAVTTRYLDEIAEQFPEFVNDMQRRLGSRLLLHAKLDKISDELRQGVLPPGVSDSMIQKYEHRIRLLRRRHPEKLKLDPHELVQRVPFLQLVPADEIDQLIRLFEERHVPSGMMIIHEGAVEDTFYLIMRGVVRVMKQKDNGNMEIATLIAGDFFGEMSLLYNVKRTASCKTVTPCLFYLLHRRGFDQLIQRYPQIKEAIDTEAKKRGEHAN; this is translated from the coding sequence ATGAACCTGACAATCATGGTCATTAGCTTCGTCAGTATTCTTCTTGTCATGGCGGGAGTGACATTATGGATAAGTCATTATTTACGAATTCCCTTTACGATTCTATTGGTTATATCGGGTTATCTGCTCTCTCATCTCGCCAAAATCGGCCCTGCGTTTGTTCAGCCTTTTGCTAATTACAAGATTGATCCGGATATCATATTGTATGCCTGTTTGCCAACGCTGATATTTGAGTCTGCGTTTACAATGGATGCGAAATTACTGCGCCGGGATATCGTGCCGGTTTTGACGCTTGCGATTCCCGGGTTGTTTCTTTCTACTGCGGTCATAGGAGCCATTATATGGCTGGTCACGCCCATTGATTTTTTGGTGGCGCTTTTGTTGGGGGCAATATTAAGCGCAACTGATCCTGTTGCGGTCATCGCGCTTTTCAAGCAATTGGGTGTTCCCAAGCGCCTGACCATTCTGGTGGAGGGCGAAAGCCTTTTAAATGATTCCACCGCCATTGTTACGGCCAAAACCATTTTATTTATTATGCTGGCAGGATCCCTGACTTCTGGAACGGTTGCGCATGGTCTCCAGCAATTCTGCGAAGAGTTTTTCGGTGGTATAGCGGTGGGATTTGTGATGGCTCTGGCTGCCGGTTATATGGTGGCATTAGCGGAAGAAGAAACGGTGATAGGATTGTCCCTGACAGTGATACTGGCTTATCTTTCATTTATTGTCGCAGACAAGATGTTTCATGTGAGCGGTGTTATGGCGACGATAACAGCCGGCATCATGATGGCAGGCTGGGGGCGGACAAAATTGTCAACCAACGCGGAAAAACAGCTGCGCCAACTGCTGGAATTCCTTTCCTATATAGCAAACGCGCTGATATTTTTGATGGTCGGTTTTACGATCAGTCTAGTGACTTTGGCTGATTCGTTCGGTATCTTATGCGTCACGATTCTGGCGATGCTGATCTCGCGCGCGTTGGTCATATTCGGGCTGATTCCTGTGATCGGAAAGCTCCCCAATGCGGAGCCTATTGATCTCCGCTATCAAACGATCATGTGGTGGGGAGGGTTACGAGGAGCGATCGCTCTGGCGATAGTATTGGGTTTGAGTCATCTCCCTGATCAGAAACTCCTGGAAGCGCTGGTGACGGGTTCCGTGTTATTTACCATACTCGCCCAAGGTCTTACTATCCATAGGTTGATCAAATGGATGAAACTGGACAGATTATTGTTGTTTGATCGCTTTGCCAAACTGGAAGCGGAGCTTTCAGCGGAGCAGGCGGCATTATCCAGAATACCAGAATTACACAAAGGCGGATTGTTTTCACTCAAGATCCTGCAAGCACTTCAAAGCAGGCATGAGGGCAGACTTGCGCTTCGTCGCAGAGAGCTTGACCATTTAAAAGAAAAGAAATTAACCAGCGGCGACGAGCGGCGATTGTTGTATCTTCGCTGTTTTTCCGTTGAAAAGAATCTGTATTATGAAATGTATGGCAAGGGCCATTTAAGCGAACAAGCTTATAGAAACCTGAGCCAGGATGTTGAGCTTGAAATGGATATGATGCGATACCATTCTGCTCTTCCTGAAAAGACGCCGGTAAGCATCATTAAAAAAATAACGCTATTATTTATCAAGGCACTGGAATCATTTCCGTTTTTCGACAGGTTGGCGGAGAAATTTCGTATCTCCCAGACCATTAATGACTATGAAGAAACGTGGGGATTGCATCAGGGTTGCGTGACAGTTCTCAATTATCTGCATGCGATAGAAAAAATCGAGTCTATTGATAAGGATGTCTTGAATGAAGTCCGCGCCTGCTTTTGCAAATGGCACGCGGTAACCACACGCTATCTGGATGAGATTGCCGAGCAATTTCCAGAATTCGTTAATGACATGCAGCGCCGCCTCGGATCGCGGCTGCTCTTGCATGCAAAGCTGGACAAGATTTCGGATGAGCTTAGACAGGGAGTGCTTCCTCCGGGTGTGTCCGACTCCATGATACAGAAATATGAACATAGAATCCGTTTATTGCGCAGGCGCCATCCTGAAAAATTAAAACTGGATCCACATGAACTGGTGCAGCGAGTGCCATTTTTACAATTGGTTCCGGCTGACGAAATTGACCAATTGATACGATTGTTTGAAGAGCGTCATGTTCCCTCAGGCATGATGATTATTCATGAGGGTGCGGTTGAGGATACGTTTTATCTTATCATGCGCGGCGTAGTCAGAGTCATGAAGCAAAAAGATAATGGAAATATGGAAATCGCCACATTAATTGCAGGGGATTTTTTTGGCGAAATGTCGCTTTTATATAATGTTAAGCGCACTGCCAGTTGCAAGACAGTTACTCCCTGTCTGTTTTATTTGCTTCATCGCCGTGGCTTTGATCAGTTAATACAACGATATCCCCAGATCAAAGAAGCTATTGATACAGAAGCGAAAAAGCGCGGTGAACATGCGAATTGA
- a CDS encoding PQQ-dependent sugar dehydrogenase, with the protein MLRLLVILIPFFISSLCLANPLPLNSLHLPEGFKIEIYAYPVKDAREMTLASKGIVFVGTRQEGKVYAILPDKKQLYGTKVVTVAENLTMPNGVAFHEGALYVAERDRILKFVNIESQLDHVPHPQIVINRLPDKANHGWRYIAFGPDKKLYMAIGAPCNVCLEQDPRFASIVRMNSDGKDFEVYARGIRNSVGFDWDPVSKDLWFTDNGRDWMGDNLPSDELNHVTQKGMHFGFPYYHGKIPDPDYAGDSLSLHFTGPVLELPAHVAALGMAFYTGKMFPDSYKNQIFIAEHGSWNRTEKAGYQVIVVSLLKDKVVSVRPFITGWESEGKVWGRPVDLLVMPDGALLVSDDHAGVIYRVSYVK; encoded by the coding sequence ATGCTAAGACTGTTGGTCATCCTTATTCCATTCTTCATTTCCAGTTTGTGCCTGGCCAATCCTTTGCCGTTAAATTCGCTGCATTTGCCTGAAGGATTTAAAATCGAAATCTATGCTTATCCGGTAAAAGATGCCCGTGAAATGACTTTGGCGAGCAAGGGGATTGTGTTCGTCGGAACCCGGCAGGAAGGAAAGGTTTATGCCATTTTACCAGATAAAAAACAGCTGTACGGTACGAAAGTCGTTACCGTGGCTGAAAATTTAACGATGCCTAACGGAGTGGCATTTCATGAAGGGGCGTTGTACGTCGCTGAGCGTGACAGGATTTTAAAGTTCGTCAACATTGAGAGCCAGCTTGATCATGTGCCGCATCCACAGATTGTAATAAATCGTCTCCCGGACAAAGCAAATCATGGCTGGCGTTATATAGCTTTTGGACCGGACAAGAAGCTCTATATGGCCATTGGCGCGCCATGCAATGTCTGTCTCGAACAAGACCCTCGTTTTGCCAGTATTGTGCGCATGAATTCAGACGGAAAGGATTTTGAAGTCTACGCGCGTGGGATACGCAATTCTGTGGGATTTGACTGGGATCCCGTGTCAAAGGATTTGTGGTTTACCGATAATGGCAGAGACTGGATGGGAGACAATTTACCCTCGGATGAATTGAATCATGTTACACAGAAAGGCATGCATTTCGGTTTTCCTTACTATCATGGAAAAATTCCTGATCCTGATTATGCCGGCGACTCATTGTCTCTCCATTTCACCGGCCCGGTTTTGGAGTTGCCTGCCCATGTGGCGGCTCTGGGAATGGCATTTTATACAGGCAAGATGTTCCCGGACAGTTATAAAAACCAGATTTTTATCGCGGAGCACGGATCATGGAACCGCACGGAAAAAGCCGGATACCAAGTCATCGTTGTCAGCCTGTTAAAGGATAAGGTCGTTTCCGTGCGGCCATTTATTACAGGCTGGGAAAGCGAGGGCAAAGTATGGGGGCGTCCGGTGGATTTGTTAGTCATGCCGGATGGCGCTTTGCTGGTTTCTGATGATCACGCAGGTGTGATTTATAGAGTCTCATATGTAAAATAA
- a CDS encoding hemerythrin domain-containing protein, which yields MSSELSMRRGFIKKAAIIAGGALIISPLAFAKSLLNSEEKEEEVSPNEDLMREHGVLRRIILIYREAVHRVREKQDLDPALITKSANLIRHFIEDYHEKLEENFLFPRFEKAGQLTDLVTALKNQHRTGRKLTNHIMEIAASKNFKSHGKDFVNIISQFICMYEPHAAREDTVLFPALQKIVPESEYKEMGEKFENEEHKLFGKSGFNGIVSQVADIEKALNIYELSKFTPA from the coding sequence ATGTCATCTGAGCTGTCAATGCGTCGAGGCTTCATTAAAAAAGCTGCTATTATCGCTGGCGGCGCATTAATCATTAGCCCGCTTGCATTTGCAAAATCTCTTTTAAACTCAGAAGAGAAAGAGGAAGAGGTTTCTCCTAATGAAGATTTAATGCGGGAACACGGAGTATTACGCCGCATCATTCTTATTTATCGAGAGGCGGTTCATCGTGTTCGGGAGAAACAGGACTTGGACCCTGCTCTGATCACAAAATCTGCCAATCTTATTCGACATTTTATTGAAGACTATCACGAAAAACTGGAAGAAAATTTCTTATTTCCTCGTTTTGAAAAAGCAGGCCAATTAACGGATCTTGTTACTGCACTGAAAAACCAACATCGAACAGGAAGGAAATTGACAAACCATATTATGGAAATAGCCGCATCTAAAAACTTCAAATCTCATGGTAAGGATTTTGTTAATATTATCTCTCAATTTATTTGCATGTACGAACCTCATGCCGCACGAGAAGACACAGTGCTTTTCCCTGCCTTACAAAAAATAGTTCCGGAAAGCGAGTATAAGGAAATGGGCGAAAAATTTGAAAATGAAGAACATAAATTATTTGGGAAAAGTGGCTTTAATGGGATCGTTTCGCAAGTTGCAGATATAGAAAAGGCATTGAATATTTATGAGCTGTCGAAATTTACACCCGCTTAA